The DNA segment GGTCAACTCCGCAGACAAGAACAGGCCTTTGAGTACGTTTATTTTCGTGCACTGCATATTTCAGGCATTGGCCTCTGGTTGCCGCGGCAACTGTTCTAGGCTGGAGACGACAGGCGGCAATGATACTCCGGGCGCCGGACTCAAAAAATGCCTCAGCTGTGGCGCTGAAATAATTGGAGGCGGCAAGAATTCTGCATACAAGAATGGCTTTAAGAGATGCACAAGCTGTGGCATTTACATAAAGGTACAGGACAATAGGTGCCCATGCTGCAAGCACCCGTTGAGGGTGAGGCGCAGGTCATACTAGTACCGTGATTTGCAACCTGCCATGTTGAAAGACATCTAGGACACAGGGCTGCGGCCCAGACGGGCTAGCGGGTCGAGGCCTGAAGTACGACAGCTTATCGTGGCGCCTGATTCACGCGGGAATTCTGCATTATGCTTGGAACTCTAGGTTTCTGGGATTATCAGCTGCGATGCAACGTATTATCGGTTCGTGCGTCCGCATCCAAGAAAATTGCTTAAATAATCATGATTCGTTCAATGTTCCATGAGCCCAGACTGGAGGTTCAAGTAAAAAAATGCCGATTGATCAGGCAAGACTGCAACAGTTCATAGGAAAAGCAATCAATGAATGGGGCGCCGCCGAAGGCACGCTGCTCAATTTTATCGGTGACAGGCTAGGACTCTTCAAGGCGATGGCCGGTGCCGGTCCGCTGACACCGGAGGAACTAGCGGCAAAGACAGGAACACACCCTAGAATGATACTTGAATGGCTCGCCGCCCAAGCTGCAGGGGGCATTGTCACCTACAATGCTGCTACCAAGACTTATGTGATACCGGAAGAGCATGCCATGGCTCTTACAGACGAAAATAGTCCTGCATATATTGCTGGCTTTTACCAGACCATTGTCAGCCTTTTCAAGGATGAAGAGAAGATAATCAACGCCTACAGGACAGGCACTGGTCTTGGATGGGGAGACCATCACCACTACCTGTTTGAAGGCACGGAGAGGTTCTTCAAGCCAAATTACGTTGCAAACTTGATTTCAAGCTGGATCCCTTCACTGGATGGCGTCGAAGCAAGGCTCAAAAATGGTGGCGCAAAAGTGGCAGACGTGGGATGTGGTCACGGAGCATCGACCATTTTGATGGCACGGTCGT comes from the Nitrososphaera sp. genome and includes:
- a CDS encoding class I SAM-dependent methyltransferase, with product MPIDQARLQQFIGKAINEWGAAEGTLLNFIGDRLGLFKAMAGAGPLTPEELAAKTGTHPRMILEWLAAQAAGGIVTYNAATKTYVIPEEHAMALTDENSPAYIAGFYQTIVSLFKDEEKIINAYRTGTGLGWGDHHHYLFEGTERFFKPNYVANLISSWIPSLDGVEARLKNGGAKVADVGCGHGASTILMARSYPDAKIIGFDYHRPSIESARNRAERAGLKNVTFEVAGSTNYPGDDYDFVTCFDCFHDMGDPSGAAKYVLQSLRKKDGTWMLVEPFANDKVEDNLNEVGRVFYAASATICVPASLNEHGPALGAQAGEARIKEIVTRAGFTRFRRAAQTPFNFVFEARP